The proteins below are encoded in one region of Bacillus paramycoides:
- a CDS encoding GNAT family N-acetyltransferase, producing the protein MVHLKIRKASKQDIEGVAKVYVDGWKTTYRGLVPDQYLDKLSYEEAEKRWNQFLDKENESFIYVAMNDKGKIVGFASGRSIEEKHFTGELYALYLLQDCRGFGVGRQLLSAVARHFKENGIHSMLVWVMEQNKSGLGFYKRMSGKEYIRRTSTFGETIVDDVAYGWNDISMLYNTELNKTN; encoded by the coding sequence GTGGTTCATTTGAAGATTAGAAAAGCAAGTAAACAGGATATAGAAGGTGTAGCAAAGGTCTATGTTGATGGATGGAAAACTACATATCGGGGATTAGTACCAGATCAATATCTCGATAAATTGTCATACGAAGAGGCTGAAAAACGCTGGAATCAGTTTTTAGATAAAGAAAATGAGTCTTTTATATATGTTGCCATGAATGATAAAGGAAAAATTGTAGGCTTTGCATCAGGAAGAAGCATTGAAGAGAAACATTTTACTGGTGAATTATATGCACTATATCTTTTACAGGATTGTAGAGGTTTCGGTGTAGGCAGACAGCTTCTTTCAGCTGTTGCTCGGCACTTTAAGGAAAACGGTATACATTCTATGTTGGTATGGGTCATGGAGCAAAATAAGTCTGGACTTGGTTTTTATAAACGAATGAGTGGAAAGGAATATATTCGCAGAACCAGTACGTTTGGAGAAACAATAGTAGACGATGTAGCTTATGGTTGGAATGACATTTCTATGTTGTACAATACAGAACTAAATAAAACAAATTGA
- a CDS encoding MarR family transcriptional regulator, translating to MTKVVDFGQAEKKAKIRDSKIDSIYDQLQTGGYSEEERAMLLQMLSKMSGGEEYFIGKKKKPTDRVRFVQIIMDNIDYLIEIGYLSSKEEAFLFKLTSSVEFKTNVLVERETNNPASPTYLAEKFKMTRQSISSVMNGLLKKGVLAVAQSGVTTEDGRVCTSRTWFVNPNVMCCSPKDGIDKTTQHIFRDSLRNFKVEDQGKKKHKLPIYLF from the coding sequence ATGACAAAAGTTGTAGATTTTGGACAAGCTGAAAAAAAAGCGAAAATAAGAGATAGTAAGATTGATAGTATTTATGATCAGTTGCAAACTGGTGGTTATTCAGAAGAAGAAAGAGCTATGCTTTTACAGATGTTAAGTAAAATGTCTGGTGGCGAAGAATATTTCATAGGTAAAAAGAAAAAACCTACAGATCGGGTGAGATTTGTGCAGATTATAATGGATAATATAGATTATCTGATTGAAATAGGTTATTTAAGTAGTAAGGAAGAAGCTTTTTTATTCAAATTAACTTCATCTGTTGAATTTAAAACCAATGTTCTTGTAGAACGTGAGACAAATAATCCAGCATCACCTACATATTTAGCTGAAAAATTTAAAATGACTCGTCAAAGTATTTCTAGTGTTATGAATGGTTTATTAAAAAAGGGAGTATTAGCGGTTGCACAATCAGGTGTTACAACTGAAGATGGACGGGTTTGTACTAGTCGTACATGGTTTGTAAATCCAAATGTTATGTGCTGCTCTCCTAAAGATGGAATAGATAAAACAACTCAACATATTTTTAGGGATTCATTAAGAAATTTTAAAGTTGAAGATCAAGGAAAGAAAAAACATAAATTACCGATTTATTTATTTTAA